In the Setaria italica strain Yugu1 chromosome VI, Setaria_italica_v2.0, whole genome shotgun sequence genome, one interval contains:
- the LOC101759237 gene encoding dnaJ homolog subfamily C member 2: MEFVDPWDSQSRARVVHSGANSTSSPSSSTTARASPSLPHAASCAATAVALLAAAFYLPPAYQIFSSLLVWIASSLLLAPFAPSSATGGDISVGRGRLLPAQEPAQEEPIPDSAPAPRRGRRQNPAPTPTKPSDPIAAPVQSAASLQPLQKAAAAGGAAVDGGEREEDAGEWTDQELELLRRQMVKHPAGEPQRWEKIAAVFGGRRTPESVIHVAKSGAAAAGGGSFEQFLRKRKPLDPRADGPDAGDNAGGGGESADGAWSAGDDRALLNALKEFPKDTAMRWEKVAAAVPGKTKAACMKRVTELKRDFRSNKAAS, translated from the coding sequence atggAGTTCGTCGACCCCTGGGACTCCCAGTCCCGAGCTCGCGTCGTCCATTCCGGCGCCAACtccacctcctctccctcctcctccaccacggcCAGAGcatccccctccctcccccatgCCGCATCTTGCGCCGCCACGGCCgtcgcgctcctcgccgccgcgttcTACCTCCCCCCGGCCTACCAGatcttctcctccctcctcgtGTGGATCGCCTCCTCACTCCTCCTCGCACCCTTCGCGCCCTCCTCGGCCACTGGCGGCGACATCTCCGTCGGCCGGGGCCGCCTCCTTCCCGCCCAGGAACCGGCCCAAGAAGAACCGATCCCGGACTCAGCGCCCGctccccgccgcggccgtcgccagAACCCGGCTCCGACGCCCACGAAGCCCTCAGATCCGATCGCTGCTCCCGTCCAATCGGCTGCGTCACTGCAGCCGCTGCAGAAGGCGGCGGCTGCCGGTGGGGCCGCCGTGGATGGTGGCgagagggaggaggacgccggcgagtGGACCGACCAGGAGCTGgagctcctccggcggcagATGGTGAAGCACCCGGCCGGGGAGCCCCAGCGCTGGGAGAAGATCGCCGCGGTGTTCGGCGGCCGCCGCACGCCGGAGAGCGTCATCCACGTGGCGAAgtcgggcgccgcggcggcgggcgggggctcGTTCGAGCAGTTCCTGCGCAAGCGGAAGCCGCTCGACCCGAGGGCCGACGGTCCCGATGCCGGTGACAATGCTGGCGGGGGTGGAGAGAGTGCTGATGGCGCTTGGAGCGCCGGGGATGACCGGGCCCTGCTGAACGCGCTCAAGGAGTTCCCCAAGGACACTGCAATGAGGTGGGAGAAGGTGGCGGCTGCTGTGCCCGGGAAGACGAAGGCTGCGTGCATGAAGAGGGTCACTGAGCTCAAGCGAGACTTCCGGAGCAACAAGGCAGCATCATAG